A window of Fusarium musae strain F31 chromosome 1, whole genome shotgun sequence genomic DNA:
TTACCTACTACCCGCTCTTTTCACTTTCCCAGAAGCAAGCAATAGGAATAGAATTGGAGGGAAGTCGGATATTAGGGCAAGCTATAGTAAGGCTTTAACAGAAGCATCAGCCAAGGACACGGAATCTCTGGTTCTTGTGGAAAAGGCAATTGTATTCCTTTAGGTACAATACTAGAAAGTATTcctgctgttggtgatgtgCAATATGTCCATCAAATACACCAAAGAACGTCGACTTGGAAATCTTTGTTGATTCAGTGGTATCAGGCTATTGTCAAGTAAGTCATTGAAAATACAGATGCATGACTCGCTGGCACCTGTATGTGATTGTGCCGATTGCCGGATCTCAATCTTGGCTCGCCCTATCCGTACAACCTAAATCTTCGGTGGAGTTCTAGTGGAGTTTTTAGTCCCAAACTCTGATCGATTAGACTGGGTCAAGTGACGACATCTTGGCTTTCGTCACGAGCCAAGAATTAAAAATCAAGGAAGATATTATtcaagctataaaataaataaatgcAAATTTCCACATTATCTTGTATCTGATCGCGCGATTGTACGAATATAGCCGCGATCAAAATGTCGCAACCAACTAATCCCCAGTACAACACAGGGGACGCCTACACACGCGACATGAATGGCCGCCCCATAGACATCGAATCTGGCTCATCAGCACGCGACAGAGCATTCCCCAAAAACGCCCCTCGTCCTCTCCGTCTAAAAGACCGCGTCGTCAGAATAACATGGAGTTGGTTCCCCTGCACAATGTCAACAGGCGGTCTCGCCAACCTCCTCAACGAACAGCCCTACACATTCACCGGTCTCAAAACCATCGGCAAAATATTCTTCATCCTaaacatcatcctcttcctaaCCTTTACAGCCCTCATAGCCGCACGCTTCGCGATGAAACCCCGTGCTTTTTCAACAAGTCTACACCATCCATCTGaatctttcttttttgggGCGTTCTGGGTTTCTATTGCGTTGATTCTTACGGGCGCGCAGTCGTATGGTGGGCCAGAGACGGGGGAGTGGTTCACGACGGCTATGAGGGTGGTGTTTTGGATTTATTATGCTTGTGAGATGGTGGTGGCTGTGACGCAGTATCATATTATCTTTGAGACGGAGAGGCTTGATATTTCAGAAGCGTTGCCGGGATGGATATTGCCTGCGTATCCGTTCTTGGTGACGGGGATACTGGCGGCCAAGGTGGCGGGGAGTCAACCGCAGTGGAGTGCAGTGCAGATTATAGTTGCTGGATTGATGGGTCAGGGCCTTGGATGGATGCTTGCGCTGTTTATTTATGCTGTTTACTTGTCGAGGCTGATTCAGCACAAGTTGCCGGATGCGTCAAAGAGGCCGGGCATGTTTATCGCGGTTGGACCAACAGGTAACCTATTCCCcattccttattattatctcCATGCTAATTTCTTGCAGCTTTCACGTGTGGTGGTTTGATCGCACTCGGCACACAAGCCAAGTCCGCTCTTCCAGATGACTTCCTCAGCACCCCCAGCATCCCCGCCGGCGAACTCTGGTCCGGCATGTCAGTAGCAGCCGGGCTCTTCATCTGGCTCATGGCGATCTGGTTCTCAGCCCTATCAACGATATCAGTCCTCCGCGCCGCTCGAAGAATGGAGTTTAGTTTGTCATGGTGGGCGCTTGTATTCCCTAACGTCGGGCTGGCTCTTGCGAGTATCAACGTTGGAAACACTCTGTCATCGAGGGGGATTAAGATTTTTGGATCGGCGTTAACGGTTGTGTTGGTTATTGTGTGGTTCATCTGTGCGGCGTTCCATATTCGAGCTATCATCAGGAGGGATTTACTTGCTGTTGGGAAGGATCTGGATGTTGAGCATGTTAACAAACAGCACgatatcaaggctgagaagcaaAGGGACTAGCGAACGATTAGTTGAAGTTTAGATATCACTGGACAGTATTAATTGTAAACACTCGGAGGATAGAATAGTGCAATGTTCCCTCTATCTTTATTGTCTGTTACAAATCTTACGTCTTTTATCGGAACCCGCGTAAGAAAAGATGTGAGGCTATCTCGGCGCTGTAAGGACGAGTTCTTCAAACTCTTGGCGATTAGTCGTGTGGATGCAGTTGCCAAGACTTGGCATCGTCACTAGTCGGCTGCGTTTGATGTAACAGCAATTGTCCTTAGAAAGCATTATTACATGAGCCATAATAATGAACAATAATTGTAAACACTAAGACCACTCCATAACTGAATTATCGAACTAAGCATACACCATTCCATCTAATGATTCCTATCCTTGAAAAGGATCTCAAAATTCGGTTCAGGTGAGCACTACCAACGTCAGCATCAAACCCAAGCATCAACTCCGCATTCAAACTTACCAATACTTCAAACTCGATATTCTCAGGTCTACTCACACCATCAGGCAGTTTGATATCATAGTTCATCAACAGCTCcgccatgatgagcttgatgttgatagCACTGAGATATCTCCCCGGGCACGCATGTCGTCCGAAGCCCCAGGACAGATCATCCGTCCCGCTGCTGGAGTACATGTACTTCTTTTCCTTACCAGGTGTTTTGCGCCATTCATGAAAGCGCAGaccatcaaactcctcaGGATTTTCATATAACTCGTGGTCCTTGTGGATTGAGCAAGTATTGATTTCGAGCTTTGTGCCTTTGGGGACGAATGTGCCGTCTGGGAGGGTCATGTCTGCGATGGCTGCGCGTTGGAAGGTTGCTATAGCCTGTTAGCGCCCATTGAGCTCCAGGTTTTTGCGAGTGAACTTACTAAGATCGGGCGAATTAAAGCGCTGACTCTCTTTGAGAAAGCTGTCAAGCTTATCCATCGCCACCGTCGACTCCTTCGTAAAATTCCCATTCTCATCCCTAGGCACactctcaacctcctccctCAAAATAGGTATATACTCCGGATGCGCCACAAGATCATAAATGGCCTGCGTTGTTGACGAAAACGTAGTTACAGTCCCAACAGCAATCAGCGTCATCTGATGCAACAACTGCagctcaacatcatcctTAATATGCTCATTCCGTCCATTACTCAAATGATCCAGCATAGTCGGCGGATCCTCCAAATTCCCacctttttcttgtctctcaCGCATAGAAGCCATTACGCGCTTGCGCCCCTTGGCCCATTGGTCTTTTATGGCTGCGCGCTCGGGGATGAAGCGGTATACGAGGGGGCGGAGGTAGGGGTGCCATTGTTTGAGGGCGCGAATGCAGTCGAAGCAGGCGAGGACGTAGCCGGTGGATGCGGCGAGCCATTCTTCGTCGAGGGAGGCGGTTGTGCCTTGGAAGACGCGGGCGTTGTTGGTGGCGATTAGGTAGAGGACTTTGTCGTGGACTTTGACGGGGGTCCAGTCTTGTGGTGGTCAGTGGAGTTTCGGATGAGGGTGTGAGGAGACGAGCCTTTGTATTTTCCTAGGATGTTGGGCATGTTCTTTTGAACCATTCGATGCAACAGTGGTGTGAAGGCGGCTGGTTGGATGAGTCAATGTTCTCCTCTCGGAGCGGAGAGAGGAGAGATACTCACAAAGCGACCCCGTCAAATTGGCCTTGATAGCGTGAATCACATATTCCGCTGGACCTCCGAAATGCGTATACTCGATTTGCATATCCTTGAAGAGTCAGTAAATGTCGAATAGGGTGCTTGGGAAGGACAGTCGCACATTGTTGATCGAGACTTTGAAGCTGAGAGCGGGATGACTTTTTAGTTCATCGAGGAAGCTGGGTGGAATGACAAGCTTCACACCTATACATAGTCAGCTAAGAATAAGAGTTGTCCGTGCTCGCCTCACCGTCCTGGGTATCAAGACCAAAGACCTCGTTTTTAAACTATTCCGTCAGTATTTCGCTCCATCCACGATAATAATCACGATACCTTTGCGTAGCCCTTTGCCATCACAGCTCGAGGATTGAAGCAGTATTCCAGCGCTCTCTGTCTCGCActcttgatctcatcttgGAGTACAATCTTGACTTTGGGCGCCGCACTCAAGCTCCAGAATTTGAACACGACCAAGAGGATGGAAGTTAGCGCCACGattccagcagcaacaagacaCAAAAATTGAAAGTCGTTGCAAATCGTGCCTGTCGATTTGGTACTCATATTGAAATGCATAGATCAGTGAAGTCTGCGCAGACCAGGGTTACAGGTCTGTTATatgctaattacttaatacttccATTTTCATGTGAATTCAACATTTGTTTGCTACGCTAGATATTGTTCCTCTTGATGTAATTGCGCTAGACATTGTTCTGTTTTTGTGGCTGAGTTTGCCTTCGCGACGCGACGACCACCAACAGCCCGTCAAGTTTCCGATTGTTCTAGAAGCAAAACCGATTGTCCTTTTTTTTGACGTTGGTACCAGCTGCTAAGGGGTAGTTAATCGACTCGGTATTCGGGCTTGATTAATAGCATATCCTTTTCCTGTCGCGGACTTTCCCTCGGTGGGGGGTCGCGTTTTCCCGTGACAGTCGTGGTTCGTCAGATAGAGCGGCAGACATCAATTGGCTCCCCCTTCTTTACTTCAGATAATTCAATATCTCTGGTGAAAATGATCAATTGATGGGTTAAAACTGGTGCTATCTATAAAAGTAGATTCTATCGAATTAGAGATTCAAGAAGTAGTTGAGGTTACGCCTATGAACTTTTAGCGCGGCTATATAAGAAGTATCTTCATAGACaggcttattatagatatcATCGGTGAAAGGACGGAATCTATAGACAAGGGTGTTCGATCATCTAGTAGGCTGTCAGCTCGTTCCCTACTTGGTGCAAGTACAGTTAGAGTTGATAGCGCATCTGTAGCGTTAAAAAGATGCCACCTTCAGCTCAGAGAACGGCTTCATCTGGAACATATGTTctgcaccaccaccactaaGTCCTACCGTCTTCTCGCCACGCTCCCTCATCAACTTCGCATACTCTTCAAGCCCCTCCGCACCAAGTGAGCCACGCGTAATGACGCTGCACAAATCCGCTGCTTCCTGGAACGCAGAGTTGGCACCAACGCCTCCAACAGGTGTCATCGGATGTGCTGCATCACCCAGCAAAGTCACTGCCGTAAAATCAGGCCTTTTGACCAGTCCCTCCCACTCCCTCTTGAATGTCTCTGAAGAGGATGCGAAGAATGCAAGCGTCGACGATGCAGATGCGTCCTGGCTCTGCAGCAGTGACCGGACGGTAGGATGCCAGCTCTTGGTCATCTCAACAGACTGCGCAGCATTGAGATCTTCTGCTGCGATTCCTAGTAGGGTTCTGTTGATGCATAGTACCCAGTACACGTAGTCATCCGGCACCCTATACTTGGCCCTTTCATCGAGGCTCAGGTCTTGTGGAAACTCCATTGTATCAGTGAAGAGCTTGAGCCCAGGCTTGCTGCTATCTCCAGCAAGACATATTCCTCCGAAGAATTCTTCAGCCAGAGAATTTCGAGTTCTGGGACTTATGAATGTCTTTCCATAGATAGCTCCGCACTCAGTGTCCAAGACAGTGTAATTCGGCATCAGCTGCCGACGAATATGAGATCTGGTACCGTCGGCGCCGACCAAGATGGCCCCTGTCTCCATGGTACCATCTGCAAACGTCACTTTAACACCATCACTGGTGACACGATAACTGTCAAAAGTCTTTCCAAAGCTGATATCATTTTCCAACCCTTCCAAAAGCACATTTCGAAGAACAACGCGATCAGCGTTATAATACTTTCCCTCCTGCATCGGAGGCGGACCACGTCGTTCACCAGATGGTGCTGGTTTCTGGCCGGTGGCTGCATCGAGGCCGCTCATGCCTGGGTTTAATGCGGCGCAGGTATCTTCGTAGGTTTTCCAGAGATGGTCTGGGAGCAGTTTCTGGAGTGCGCCTGCGCCGTCGGGGTTTATGCGAATGCGATAACCTTGGGGACGGAAATCTGCGGATGAGTCGCGTTCAAAGATGTGGAATGGTATAGAAGGGCTTGCGCGTTTGAGCCCTTGGGCGAGAGCGAGACCTCCGAGGCCTCCTCCGACGATCAAGACTCTGCTTTGGCCACTGGATGGCATTTTGAAGAATTGAAGTACAGGCTGTAATGTGAAGTCAATGGGTGTTGAAGGAAAGTTCTAGTGAGATGTTGCTCTGTTGAATATACATGACATATCTTTAcattatttataaatctcTCATAAGGGGCCTCCTATCATAGCTTCGCCATTTAGTC
This region includes:
- a CDS encoding hypothetical protein (EggNog:ENOG41); this translates as MSTKSTGTICNDFQFLCLVAAGIVALTSILLVVFKFWSLSAAPKVKIVLQDEIKSARQRALEYCFNPRAVMAKGYAKDMQIEYTHFGGPAEYVIHAIKANLTGSLYWTPVKVHDKVLYLIATNNARVFQGTTASLDEEWLAASTGYVLACFDCIRALKQWHPYLRPLVYRFIPERAAIKDQWAKGRKRVMASMRERQEKGGNLEDPPTMLDHLSNGRNEHIKDDVELQLLHQMTLIAVGTVTTFSSTTQAIYDLVAHPEYIPILREEVESVPRDENGNFTKESTVAMDKLDSFLKESQRFNSPDLTTFQRAAIADMTLPDGTFVPKGTKLEINTCSIHKDHELYENPEEFDGLRFHEWRKTPGKEKKYMYSSSGTDDLSWGFGRHACPGRYLSAINIKLIMAELLMNYDIKLPDGVSRPENIEFEVLCSPEPNFEILFKDRNH
- a CDS encoding hypothetical protein (EggNog:ENOG41), which translates into the protein MFIAVGPTAFTCGGLIALGTQAKSALPDDFLSTPSIPAGELWSGMSVAAGLFIWLMAIWFSALSTISVLRAARRMEFSLSWWALVFPNVGLALASINVGNTLSSRGIKIFGSALTVVLVIVWFICAAFHIRAIIRRDLLAVGKDLDVEHVNKQHDIKAEKQRD
- a CDS encoding hypothetical protein (EggNog:ENOG41), whose protein sequence is MPSSGQSRVLIVGGGLGGLALAQGLKRASPSIPFHIFERDSSADFRPQGYRIRINPDGAGALQKLLPDHLWKTYEDTCAALNPGMSGLDAATGQKPAPSGERRGPPPMQEGKYYNADRVVLRNVLLEGLENDISFGKTFDSYRVTSDGVKVTFADGTMETGAILVGADGTRSHIRRQLMPNYTVLDTECGAIYGKTFISPRTRNSLAEEFFGGICLAGDSSKPGLKLFTDTMEFPQDLSLDERAKYRVPDDYVYWVLCINRTLLGIAAEDLNAAQSVEMTKSWHPTVRSLLQSQDASASSTLAFFASSSETFKREWEGLVKRPDFTAVTLLGDAAHPMTPVGGVGANSAFQEAADLCSVITRGSLGAEGLEEYAKLMRERGEKTVGLSGGGAEHMFQMKPFSELKVASF